One window from the genome of Streptomyces sp. WZ-12 encodes:
- a CDS encoding WXG100 family type VII secretion target, with translation MTASRRNPHALHEAAAGWRDMGKHLDGLVRDLDRHVGTAAAADWHGPAGEAFAAEWHQLKRSVDDSLPAFELAAADLDSAAAPHHTDGADDSHDTASTGAAQQGGGQSSGPQVAYGFMALGQLANGLGGALGKRGRGGGGGGQSQAPQLRHQWESSSAAHGPDPFGTPRDGDAATRGGEGLAKGVRTNPAEAQREAEQQEAKAAAQQQKAGEKTGEKPAEGKRAPATDEAGGQSAAEPADKANDKTPGPDVTQHGAFG, from the coding sequence GTGACCGCATCACGACGCAATCCCCACGCATTGCACGAGGCGGCGGCCGGCTGGCGGGACATGGGCAAGCACCTGGACGGGCTGGTCCGCGACCTCGACCGGCACGTGGGCACCGCCGCGGCGGCCGACTGGCACGGCCCGGCCGGTGAGGCGTTCGCCGCCGAGTGGCACCAGTTGAAGCGGTCCGTCGACGACTCGCTGCCCGCCTTCGAACTGGCCGCGGCCGACCTGGACAGCGCGGCAGCCCCCCACCACACCGACGGCGCCGACGACAGCCACGACACCGCCTCCACGGGCGCCGCGCAACAGGGCGGCGGCCAGTCGTCCGGCCCCCAAGTCGCCTACGGCTTCATGGCGTTGGGCCAGCTCGCCAACGGGCTCGGCGGCGCGCTCGGCAAGCGCGGCCGGGGCGGCGGCGGGGGCGGTCAGAGCCAGGCGCCGCAGCTCCGGCACCAGTGGGAGTCGTCCTCCGCCGCCCACGGGCCCGACCCGTTCGGGACGCCCAGGGACGGCGATGCCGCGACGCGCGGCGGCGAGGGCCTGGCCAAGGGCGTACGGACGAACCCGGCCGAGGCGCAGCGCGAGGCGGAGCAGCAGGAGGCGAAGGCCGCCGCGCAGCAGCAGAAGGCCGGGGAGAAGACGGGGGAGAAGCCGGCGGAGGGGAAGCGGGCCCCGGCCACCGACGAGGCCGGCGGGCAGAGCGCCGCCGAGCCCGCCGACAAGGCGAACGACAAGACCCCCGGCCCCGACGTCACCCAACACGGCGCCTTCGGCTGA
- the eccCa gene encoding type VII secretion protein EccCa produces MSVVIVKRPPRALPPEVPSEEVVLEAPPELPRQGEPESLLMTFMPMMGMASSAGFLFMGNQPFMKIMGGFMVAATLSMAIMQIVKSRQGPSGQMVQERQDYLKYLAQKRKEVRRTARRQRDAQLFTHPDPSQLWSVVAEGKRVWERRVNDPDFAQVRLGLGPQQLGTPLRAPETAPVDELEPLTAHAMKEFLDKHGHLENLPLAVSLRAFYHLTVSGEPDTVYGASRALIAQLCTLHSPEDLVVAVVAAPGAQAEWEWTKWLPQVQDKTTDGAGTRRLVVSDLGEIEELLADELEGRGRFNPQGQPVTDTPHVIVVLDGGDVPMDSVIAGAEGLQGVTILEIVPGDLDEIRGGLAVQVWPGKLVLESASGAVYHGVCDTLSISEAEALARQLAPLRAGAGADGEEPLLSALDFTDLLNIGDAGTLDVSRTWRPRTLAERLRVPIGVDRDGQPVMLDIKEASQQGMGPHGLCVGATGSGKSEVLRTLVLALAVTHSSETLNFILADFKGGATFTGMSEMPHVAAVITNLGEDVTLIDRMRDSITGELQRRQELLRSAGNYANITDYEKARAAGAPLDPLPSLVMIIDEFSELLAAKPDFIEMFIQIGRIGRSMGVHMLLASQRLEEGKLRGLDTFLSYRLGLRTFSAAESRTAIGVPDAYHLPNVPGSGILKYDTETMVQFKAAYVSGTYRGPNGGGRAGGGGGGSNRLPVPFTAAPVIEQIIEDPTPIEPDPNEIDDALADTVLDVMVQRMQGQGPPAHQVWLPPLEEPPTVNQLLPALAVTPERGVHAPEYTALGKLVVPVALVDKPFEQRRDVMYLDFSAGAGHGLVVGGPQSGKSTLIRSAIAAFALTHTPAEVQFYCLDFGGGGMLSMEGLAHVGGVASRLDAEKVRRTVAEVTGILNEREEFFRSNNIDSIATYRQRRAAGAFPDQKWGDVFLIIDGWGTFKTDYEQLDPVILDIAGRGLGFGVHLIIGASRYTEVRPALRDQLLNRVELRLGDPMESEFDRKRAENIPMGKPGRGLSPDKLDFLAALPRLDGMSDPETLSDGVANLVQTVNEHWQGEPAPKVRMLPTMLHASDLPRGGDYPEHGIAIGVDETTLSPAFIDFETDPLLVIYGESESGKSSLLRMLTKQIAERYATDKALLVVSDYRRALLGELPDSHVYKYCAAGPQLQEVISGLAGSLGRRMPGPDVTPEQLRNRSWYDLPDAFVIVDDYDLVATSSGNPLQPLLEYLPFARDLGLRLILARSSSGAGRSSFEPVMQRSKELGAQGLILSADPAEGPLMGNIKGQQLTPGRGMFITRKRGAQLVQTGFLPLRGQ; encoded by the coding sequence GTGAGCGTTGTCATCGTCAAGCGCCCGCCCCGCGCGCTGCCACCCGAAGTCCCCTCGGAGGAGGTGGTACTTGAGGCACCGCCGGAACTCCCCCGGCAGGGAGAACCCGAAAGCCTGCTGATGACCTTCATGCCCATGATGGGCATGGCGTCTTCGGCCGGCTTCTTGTTCATGGGGAACCAGCCGTTCATGAAGATCATGGGCGGCTTCATGGTTGCTGCCACGCTGTCGATGGCGATCATGCAGATCGTCAAGTCCCGCCAGGGGCCTTCCGGACAGATGGTGCAGGAGCGCCAGGACTACCTCAAGTACCTTGCGCAGAAGCGGAAAGAGGTGCGGCGCACCGCGCGCAGGCAGCGGGACGCGCAGCTCTTCACCCATCCCGACCCGAGCCAGTTGTGGTCCGTGGTCGCCGAGGGCAAGCGGGTGTGGGAACGCCGGGTGAACGACCCGGACTTCGCCCAAGTGCGCCTGGGATTGGGGCCGCAGCAGCTCGGCACGCCGCTGCGCGCGCCGGAGACCGCGCCGGTCGACGAGCTGGAGCCGCTGACCGCGCACGCGATGAAGGAGTTCCTCGACAAGCACGGCCACCTGGAGAACCTCCCGTTGGCGGTGTCGCTGCGCGCCTTCTACCACCTGACCGTCTCAGGTGAACCGGACACTGTCTACGGCGCCTCCCGCGCCCTCATCGCCCAGTTGTGCACCCTGCACTCGCCCGAGGACCTGGTGGTGGCCGTGGTGGCCGCGCCGGGTGCGCAGGCCGAGTGGGAGTGGACGAAGTGGCTGCCGCAGGTCCAGGACAAGACCACCGACGGCGCCGGCACCCGCCGGCTGGTCGTCTCGGACCTCGGTGAGATCGAGGAGTTGCTGGCGGACGAGTTGGAGGGCCGCGGGCGGTTCAACCCGCAGGGCCAGCCGGTGACCGACACCCCGCACGTCATCGTCGTGCTGGACGGCGGCGACGTCCCGATGGACTCGGTGATCGCCGGGGCCGAGGGCCTCCAGGGCGTCACCATCCTGGAGATCGTGCCGGGCGACCTCGACGAGATCCGCGGCGGCCTGGCCGTGCAGGTGTGGCCGGGGAAGCTGGTGCTGGAGTCCGCGAGCGGTGCGGTCTACCACGGCGTGTGCGACACCCTGTCGATCTCCGAAGCGGAGGCGCTGGCCCGCCAGTTGGCCCCCTTGCGGGCCGGCGCGGGGGCGGACGGCGAGGAACCGCTGCTGTCCGCGCTGGACTTCACCGACCTGCTCAACATCGGCGACGCCGGCACCCTGGACGTCTCGCGCACCTGGCGTCCCCGGACGCTGGCCGAGCGGCTGCGGGTGCCGATCGGTGTCGACCGCGACGGCCAGCCGGTGATGCTGGACATCAAGGAAGCCTCGCAGCAGGGCATGGGCCCGCACGGCCTGTGCGTCGGTGCGACCGGTTCCGGTAAGTCCGAGGTGCTGCGCACCCTGGTGCTCGCGCTCGCGGTCACGCACTCCTCGGAGACCCTCAACTTCATCCTCGCCGACTTCAAGGGTGGCGCCACCTTCACCGGCATGTCGGAGATGCCGCACGTCGCGGCGGTCATCACCAACCTCGGTGAGGACGTCACCCTGATCGACCGCATGCGCGACTCGATCACCGGTGAACTCCAGCGCCGCCAGGAGCTGCTGCGCTCGGCGGGCAACTACGCCAACATCACCGACTACGAGAAGGCGCGGGCCGCCGGCGCTCCGCTGGACCCGCTGCCGTCGCTGGTGATGATCATCGACGAGTTCTCCGAGCTGCTCGCCGCCAAGCCCGACTTCATCGAGATGTTCATCCAGATCGGCCGCATCGGCCGGTCCATGGGTGTGCACATGCTGCTCGCCTCGCAGCGTCTGGAAGAGGGCAAGCTGCGCGGTCTGGACACCTTCCTCTCCTACCGCCTGGGTCTGCGCACCTTCTCGGCCGCCGAGTCGCGCACCGCGATCGGTGTGCCCGACGCCTACCACCTGCCGAACGTCCCCGGCTCCGGCATCCTGAAGTACGACACCGAGACGATGGTCCAGTTCAAGGCCGCCTACGTCTCCGGCACGTACCGGGGGCCGAACGGCGGCGGGCGCGCCGGCGGTGGCGGTGGCGGGTCGAACCGGCTGCCGGTGCCGTTCACCGCGGCCCCGGTCATCGAGCAGATCATCGAGGACCCGACCCCGATCGAGCCGGACCCCAACGAGATCGACGACGCGCTGGCCGACACCGTCCTGGACGTCATGGTCCAGCGGATGCAGGGCCAGGGCCCGCCGGCCCACCAGGTGTGGCTGCCGCCGCTGGAGGAGCCGCCCACGGTCAACCAGTTGCTGCCGGCGTTGGCGGTCACCCCCGAACGGGGCGTGCACGCACCGGAGTACACCGCGCTGGGCAAGCTGGTGGTGCCGGTCGCGCTGGTGGACAAGCCGTTCGAGCAGCGGCGTGACGTGATGTACCTGGACTTCTCCGCCGGTGCCGGTCACGGCCTGGTCGTCGGTGGTCCGCAGTCCGGCAAGTCGACCCTGATCCGGTCCGCGATCGCCGCGTTCGCGCTCACCCACACCCCGGCCGAAGTGCAGTTCTACTGCCTGGACTTCGGCGGCGGCGGCATGCTGAGCATGGAGGGCCTGGCGCACGTCGGCGGGGTCGCCTCACGACTGGACGCGGAGAAGGTCCGCCGTACGGTCGCCGAGGTCACCGGCATCCTCAACGAGCGCGAGGAGTTCTTCCGCTCCAACAACATCGACTCCATCGCGACCTACCGCCAGCGGCGGGCCGCGGGCGCCTTCCCCGACCAGAAGTGGGGCGACGTCTTCCTCATCATCGATGGCTGGGGCACGTTCAAGACCGACTACGAGCAGCTCGACCCGGTGATCCTGGACATCGCCGGCCGGGGTCTCGGCTTCGGTGTCCACCTGATCATCGGGGCCTCCCGCTACACCGAGGTCCGCCCGGCCCTGCGCGACCAGCTCCTCAACCGCGTCGAGCTGCGCCTGGGTGACCCGATGGAGTCGGAGTTCGACCGCAAGCGCGCGGAGAACATCCCGATGGGCAAGCCGGGTCGCGGTCTCTCCCCGGACAAGCTGGACTTCCTGGCGGCGCTGCCGCGCCTGGACGGCATGAGCGACCCGGAGACCCTGAGCGACGGCGTCGCCAACCTGGTGCAGACGGTCAACGAGCACTGGCAGGGCGAGCCCGCCCCCAAGGTGCGGATGCTGCCGACCATGCTGCACGCCTCCGACCTGCCCCGGGGCGGCGACTACCCGGAGCACGGCATCGCGATCGGCGTCGACGAGACCACGCTGTCCCCGGCGTTCATCGACTTCGAGACCGACCCGCTGCTGGTCATCTACGGCGAGAGCGAGTCCGGCAAGTCCTCGCTGCTGCGCATGCTGACCAAGCAGATCGCGGAGCGGTACGCGACCGACAAGGCGCTGCTGGTGGTCTCCGACTACCGGCGCGCGCTGCTCGGCGAGCTCCCCGACTCGCACGTGTACAAGTACTGTGCCGCAGGGCCGCAGTTGCAGGAGGTCATCTCCGGGCTGGCCGGTTCGCTGGGCCGGCGCATGCCGGGTCCGGACGTCACGCCCGAACAGCTTCGCAACCGTAGCTGGTACGACCTGCCGGACGCGTTCGTGATCGTCGACGACTACGACCTGGTGGCGACCAGCAGCGGCAACCCGCTGCAACCGCTGCTGGAGTACCTGCCGTTCGCCCGTGACCTGGGTCTGCGCCTGATCCTGGCGCGCAGCTCCTCGGGTGCCGGCAGGTCCTCGTTCGAGCCGGTCATGCAGCGCTCCAAGGAGCTCGGCGCGCAGGGCCTGATCCTGTCCGCCGACCCGGCCGAGGGCCCGCTGATGGGCAACATCAAGGGTCAGCAACTGACGCCGGGACGAGGCATGTTCATCACCCGCAAGCGCGGTGCGCAGCTCGTCCAGACGGGCTTCCTGCCGTTGCGCGGGCAGTGA